From one Lotus japonicus ecotype B-129 chromosome 3, LjGifu_v1.2 genomic stretch:
- the LOC130747201 gene encoding uncharacterized protein LOC130747201 isoform X1 — translation MQPNLFPFGSVLGNPFIFDADLSDGGVGVGGGGGIDSSRVFFLLPFFLLSQGGAMDLSKVGEKILSSVRSARSLGLLPPASDRPEVPARAAAAAAVARALAGLPPHQRYSLSSSSEELSSIYGSRPGQVVEELENEFYEEDFDPIKHVLEHIPAEENELSYFEKQAALRLAQLDKVAEHLSRHVMEHHEVMVKGMNLVRELEKDLRIANVICMNGRRHLTSSMNEVSRDLIVNSYSKKKQALMDMLPVLTELQRSLDMQSMLESLVEEGNYWKAFQVLSEYLQLLDSLSELSAIQEMSRGVEVWLGRTLQKLDALLLEVCQEFKEDGYITVIDAYALIGDTTGLAEKIQSFFMQEVISETHSVLKAIVHEDEEGLAQNSRFTYSDLCLQIPESKFRQCLLRTLAVLFDLMCSYHEIMDFQLARKDSAAQASNMCNEDTSCSPGEAQEVDSNIGVCNNSMSTSGDIIKGSSSGKESSTISSITETTVTAGSPHSDSHGPVNEAGQEENSVSSIESPWYYLRKEATTFVSQTLQRGRKNLWHLTASRVSVLLSSAASCSASIHQFLKNYEDLSVFILTGEAFCGIEAVEFRQKLKVVCENYFIAFHRQNVHALKMVLEKETWLKLPPDTIQIISFAGLIGDGAPLISLSSGKSMNVNAIHSDKSVSMVRTSSRKSGFSHWIKNGNPFLQKLSTSKEGHGHSQPNGSTYGELDGGSTNNIHDDKVSPRKNGSNQLNGANSVSEDENEDLLADFIDEDSQLPSRISKPHHSRNHSHGNDEESTTQTGSSLCLLRSMDKYARLMQKLEVVNVEFFKGICQLFEIFFYSIYETFGQQNTNSSGKSSTNSLNYRLRTALSRINQDCEEWIKPQSSSPSSLSSSFVHAEFTPMNPPNSNVGHSSGTSLGLKERCVAVDTISLVARILNRSKAHLQSMLLQSNSTVLEDFYVHLVDAVPDLTEHVHRTTVRLLLHINGYVDRVANCKWEVKELGMEHNGYVDLLLGEFKHYKTRLAHGGIRTEIQDLLLDYGLEIVAEALVEGLSRVKRCSDEGRALMSLDLQVLINGLHHFVSLNVKPKLQMVETFIKAYYLPETEYVHWARAHPEYSKSQVVGLINLVATMKGWKRKTRLDILEKIE, via the exons ATGCAGCCGAACTTGTTTCCATTTGGAAGCGTGCTGGGGAATCCGTTCATTTTCGATGCCGATTTGAGTGACGGAGGAGTTGgagttggaggaggaggagggatcGATAGTTCTAGGGTTTTCTTCTTGCTTCCTTTCTTCTTGCTCTCACAGGGAGGAGCAATGGATTTGTCTAAAGTCGGTGAAAAGATCTTGAGCTCCGTCAGGTCCGCCAGATCGCTCGGCTTGCTCCCTCCCGCTTCCGATCGGCCTGAG GTTCCAGCTCGAGCCGCTGCTGCAGCTGCTGTTGCTCGTGCTCTTGCAGGATTACCTCCTCATCAGAGGTATAGTCTTTCATCAAGTTCAGAAGAACTGAGTTCAATATATGGAAGCAGACCTGGCCAAGTAGTGGAGGAACTGGAGAATGAATTTTATGAGGAG GATTTTGATCCTATTAAGCATGTTCTGGAGCACATTCCAGCTGAAGAAAATGAGCTATCTTATTTTGAAAAACAG GCTGCCCTTAGATTGGCACAACTGGATAAAGTAGCAGAGCATTTATCTCGCCATGTTATGGAACATCATGAAGTAATGG TGAAGGGGATGAATTTGGTCAGAGAATTGGAGAAAGACTTGAGAATTGCAAATGTCATCTGTATG AATGGAAGAAGACACTTGACATCATCTATGAATGAGGTTTCACGAGATCTAATTGTGAATTCTTATTCAAAAAAGAAACAAGCTCTTATG GACATGCTTCCTGTCTTGACTGAACTTCAACGTTCGTTGGACATGCAATCAATGCTAGAATCCCTTGTGGAGGAAGGAAATTATTGGAAG GCATTTCAAGTCCTATCAGAGTACTTGCAACTCTTAGACAGTTTGTCAGAGCTTTCAGCAATACAAGAGATGAGTCGTGGTGTGGAG GTTTGGCTAGGAAGAACTTTACAGAAGTTGGATGCTCTTTTATTGGAAGTATGTCAGGAATTTAAGGAAGATGGCTATATTACA GTAATTGATGCGTATGCATTAATAGGGGATACCACTGGTCTTGCTGAGAAGATACAGAGTTTCTTCATGCAAGAAGTTATATCAGAAACACACTCAGTGTTAAAGGCTATTGTGCACGAG GATGAGGAGGGACTTGCGCAAAATAGTag GTTCACTTACAGTGATCTATGCCTTCAAATACCTGAATCTAAGTTTAGACAGTGCTTATTAAGGACACTGGCTGTTCTATTTGACCTTATGTGTTCATACCATGAAATTATGGATTTTCAGCTAGCGAGGAAG GACTCTGCAGCACAAGCTTCGAATATGTGCAATGAAGACACTTCTTGTAGTCCAGGTGAGGCTCAGGAAGTTGATTCAAATATAGGAGTCTGCAACAATTCTATGTCCACTTCTGGAGATATAATAAAAGGCTCCTCTTCTGGGAAGGAATCTTCGACAATCAGTTCAATCACTGAAACTACTGTAACTGCTGGTTCACCACACAGTGATTCTCACGGTCCAGTTAATGAGGCTGGACAGGAAGAAAATTCAGTATCAAGCATTGAATCCCCATGGTACTATCTTCGCAAAGAAGCCACAACATTTGTTTCCCAGACCCTGCAAAGAGGACGCAAGAATCTGTGGCATCTCACTGCGAGTCGTGTGTCAGTATTGCTTTCTTCTGCTGCATCTTGTTCTGCAAGCATTCATCAATTCTTGAAAAATTATGAAGATCTCAGTGTATTCATTTTGACTGGTGAAGCCTTCTGTGGAATTGAAGCAGTTGAATTCAGGCAGAAGTTGAAGGTTGTTTGTGAAAACTATTTCATAGCTTTTCATCGACAAAATGTACAT GCACTAAAAATGGTTTTGGAGAAAGAAACTTGGTTAAAATTACCTCCGGATACTATACAAATTATCAGTTTTGCTGGACTGATTGGTGATGGAGCACCTCTGATTTCTTTATCCAGTGGTAAATCAATGAATGTCAACGCAATCCATTCTGATAAATCAGTAAGCATGGTACGTACCAGTTCTAGGAAGAGTGGGTTCTCTCATTGGATTAAAAATGGAAACCCTTTTCTGCAAAAGTTATCAACCTCCAAAGAAGGCCATGGTCATTCACAACCTAATGGATCAACCTATGGTGAACTTGATGGAGGTTCAACCAACAACATTCATGATGATAAAGTCTCCCCTAGAAAGAATGGTTCCAATCAATTGAATGGTGCCAACTCTGTTTCagaagatgaaaatgaggaTCTTCTTGCTGACTTTATTGATGAAGACAGTCAACTTCCAAGTCGGATTTCTAAACCCCATCATTCAAGAAATCATTCTCATGGTAATGATGAAGAGAGTACAACACAAACGGGATCTTCTTTATGTCTTCTAAG GTCTATGGATAAATATGCAAGGCTAATGCAGAAGTTAGAAGTAGTCAATGTTGAATTCTTTAAG GGAATATGCCAgttgtttgaaatttttttctatTCTATATATGAAACATTTGGTCAGCAGAACACTAATTCAAGTGGAAAAAGCTCAACTAACTCTCTTAATT ATCGCTTGAGGACAGCCTTATCTAGAATAaatcaagattgtgaagagtggATTAAACCTCAGTCGTCTTCACCAtcatctttaagttcttcatttGTACATGCAGAGTTCACGCCTATGAACCCTCCCAATAGTAATGTTGGTCACTCATCAGGGACTTCTTTGGGTCTCAAG GAGAGATGTGTGGCTGTTGACACTATATCTCTTGTTGCTCGAATACTGAATAGATCCAAAGCTCATCTCCAATCAATGCTCTTGCAAAGTAATTCAACTGTACTCGAGGATTTCTATGTTCATCTG GTTGATGCTGTGCCAGATCTTACAGAGCATGTTCATCGTACAACAGTGAGACTGCTGCTTCACATTAATGG GTATGTTGATCGTGTTGCCAATTGTAAATGGGAAGTAAAAGAACTTGGGATGGAGCATAATGG GTACGTTGATTTGTTGCTGGGGGAGTTTAAGCACTATAAAACACGACTTGCACATGGTGGAATTCGTACGGAG ATTCAAGACTTACTGTTGGACTATGGGCTTGAAATTGTGGCGGAAGCTCTTGTTGAAGGACTTTCACGGGTGAAGAGATGTAGTGATGAAGGACGAGCTCTCATGTCATTGGATCTGCAG GTTTTGATCAATGGGCTACATCATTTTGTGTCGTTGAATGTGAAGCCCAAGTTGCAAATGGTTGAAACTTTCATTAAG GCTTATTACCTTCCCGAGACGGAATATGTACACTGGGCACGAGCACACCCG GAATACAGTAAAAGCCAGGTTGTTGGACTGATCAACCTTGTTGCTACTATGAAAGGATGGAAGAGGAAAACCAGGTTGGATATATTGGAAAAGATTGAATGA
- the LOC130747202 gene encoding LOW QUALITY PROTEIN: uncharacterized protein LOC130747202 (The sequence of the model RefSeq protein was modified relative to this genomic sequence to represent the inferred CDS: inserted 1 base in 1 codon; deleted 1 base in 1 codon) produces MEGIEHRTVEVNGIKMHIAEKGQGPVVLFLHGFLELWYSWRHQIVALSSLGYHAVAPDLRGYGDTASISSYSCFHLVGDIVALIDLLGAQQVILVAHISWGSIIGWYLCMFRPERVKAYVCLGVPLFRRNPQLRTLDAMRQMYGDDYYVCRFQEPDEMEAQMGXLKNYLTNRKTGPLIFPKGEFGTGFNPDTPNTLPSWLTQDDLAYFVAKFKKTGFIGGLNYYRNINPKWELTAPWTGVKIKVPVKFITGELDMVYTSFNMKEYIHGGGFKEDVPNLEEVIVQKGVSHFNNQETPNEINNHIYNFIKKY; encoded by the exons ATGGAGGGAATAGAACACAGGACAGTGGAAGTGAATGGCATCAAAATGCACATTGCAGAGAAAGGACAAGGCCCTGTGGTGTTGTTCCTGCACGGGTTCCTTGAGCTGTGGTACTCTTGGCGGCACCAGATCGTGGCTCTGAGCTCCCTCGGATACCACGCGGTGGCTCCGGATCTGAGAGGCTACGGTGACACTGCTTCAATAAGCAGCTACTCGTGCTTTCACTTAGTGGGTGACATTGTTGCACTGATAGACCTTTTGGGTGCCCAACAAGTGATCCTGGTGGCTCATATA AGTTGGGGATCCATCATCGGTTGGTACCTCTGCATGTTTCGCCCTGAAAGAGTTAAGGCCTATGTGTGCCTTGGTGTTCCTTTATTCCGCAGAAACCCTCAACTTAGGACTCTAGATGCCATGCGCCAAATGTATGGAGATGACTATTATGTCTGCAGATTCCAG GAGCCGGACGAAATGGAGGCTCAGATGG TGTTGAAAAACTACCTTACAAATCGAAAAACAGGTCCTTTAATCTTTCCCAAAGGAGAGTTTGGAACTGGATTCAATCCGGATACCCCTAATACCTTGCCCTCTTGGCTCACACAAGATGATCTTGCTTATTTCGTGGCAAAATTTAAGAAAACAGGCTTCATTGGAGGGCTCAACTATTACAGAAACATTAACCC AAAATGGGAGCTGACAGCACCATGGACTGGAGTGAAAATCAAGGTGCCAGTAAAGTTTATCACAGGAGAGTTAGACATGGTATATACTtcgtttaacatgaaggaataTATCCACGGTGGAGGCTTTAAGGAGGACGTGCCCAATCTTGAGGAAGTCATTGTGCAAAAAGGAGTGTCTCACTTCAATAACCAAGAAACACCCAATGAAATTAACAATCACATATACAACTTCATTAAAAAGTACTAA
- the LOC130747201 gene encoding uncharacterized protein LOC130747201 isoform X2, with protein sequence MNLVRELEKDLRIANVICMNGRRHLTSSMNEVSRDLIVNSYSKKKQALMDMLPVLTELQRSLDMQSMLESLVEEGNYWKAFQVLSEYLQLLDSLSELSAIQEMSRGVEVWLGRTLQKLDALLLEVCQEFKEDGYITVIDAYALIGDTTGLAEKIQSFFMQEVISETHSVLKAIVHEDEEGLAQNSRFTYSDLCLQIPESKFRQCLLRTLAVLFDLMCSYHEIMDFQLARKDSAAQASNMCNEDTSCSPGEAQEVDSNIGVCNNSMSTSGDIIKGSSSGKESSTISSITETTVTAGSPHSDSHGPVNEAGQEENSVSSIESPWYYLRKEATTFVSQTLQRGRKNLWHLTASRVSVLLSSAASCSASIHQFLKNYEDLSVFILTGEAFCGIEAVEFRQKLKVVCENYFIAFHRQNVHALKMVLEKETWLKLPPDTIQIISFAGLIGDGAPLISLSSGKSMNVNAIHSDKSVSMVRTSSRKSGFSHWIKNGNPFLQKLSTSKEGHGHSQPNGSTYGELDGGSTNNIHDDKVSPRKNGSNQLNGANSVSEDENEDLLADFIDEDSQLPSRISKPHHSRNHSHGNDEESTTQTGSSLCLLRSMDKYARLMQKLEVVNVEFFKGICQLFEIFFYSIYETFGQQNTNSSGKSSTNSLNYRLRTALSRINQDCEEWIKPQSSSPSSLSSSFVHAEFTPMNPPNSNVGHSSGTSLGLKERCVAVDTISLVARILNRSKAHLQSMLLQSNSTVLEDFYVHLVDAVPDLTEHVHRTTVRLLLHINGYVDRVANCKWEVKELGMEHNGYVDLLLGEFKHYKTRLAHGGIRTEIQDLLLDYGLEIVAEALVEGLSRVKRCSDEGRALMSLDLQVLINGLHHFVSLNVKPKLQMVETFIKAYYLPETEYVHWARAHPEYSKSQVVGLINLVATMKGWKRKTRLDILEKIE encoded by the exons ATGAATTTGGTCAGAGAATTGGAGAAAGACTTGAGAATTGCAAATGTCATCTGTATG AATGGAAGAAGACACTTGACATCATCTATGAATGAGGTTTCACGAGATCTAATTGTGAATTCTTATTCAAAAAAGAAACAAGCTCTTATG GACATGCTTCCTGTCTTGACTGAACTTCAACGTTCGTTGGACATGCAATCAATGCTAGAATCCCTTGTGGAGGAAGGAAATTATTGGAAG GCATTTCAAGTCCTATCAGAGTACTTGCAACTCTTAGACAGTTTGTCAGAGCTTTCAGCAATACAAGAGATGAGTCGTGGTGTGGAG GTTTGGCTAGGAAGAACTTTACAGAAGTTGGATGCTCTTTTATTGGAAGTATGTCAGGAATTTAAGGAAGATGGCTATATTACA GTAATTGATGCGTATGCATTAATAGGGGATACCACTGGTCTTGCTGAGAAGATACAGAGTTTCTTCATGCAAGAAGTTATATCAGAAACACACTCAGTGTTAAAGGCTATTGTGCACGAG GATGAGGAGGGACTTGCGCAAAATAGTag GTTCACTTACAGTGATCTATGCCTTCAAATACCTGAATCTAAGTTTAGACAGTGCTTATTAAGGACACTGGCTGTTCTATTTGACCTTATGTGTTCATACCATGAAATTATGGATTTTCAGCTAGCGAGGAAG GACTCTGCAGCACAAGCTTCGAATATGTGCAATGAAGACACTTCTTGTAGTCCAGGTGAGGCTCAGGAAGTTGATTCAAATATAGGAGTCTGCAACAATTCTATGTCCACTTCTGGAGATATAATAAAAGGCTCCTCTTCTGGGAAGGAATCTTCGACAATCAGTTCAATCACTGAAACTACTGTAACTGCTGGTTCACCACACAGTGATTCTCACGGTCCAGTTAATGAGGCTGGACAGGAAGAAAATTCAGTATCAAGCATTGAATCCCCATGGTACTATCTTCGCAAAGAAGCCACAACATTTGTTTCCCAGACCCTGCAAAGAGGACGCAAGAATCTGTGGCATCTCACTGCGAGTCGTGTGTCAGTATTGCTTTCTTCTGCTGCATCTTGTTCTGCAAGCATTCATCAATTCTTGAAAAATTATGAAGATCTCAGTGTATTCATTTTGACTGGTGAAGCCTTCTGTGGAATTGAAGCAGTTGAATTCAGGCAGAAGTTGAAGGTTGTTTGTGAAAACTATTTCATAGCTTTTCATCGACAAAATGTACAT GCACTAAAAATGGTTTTGGAGAAAGAAACTTGGTTAAAATTACCTCCGGATACTATACAAATTATCAGTTTTGCTGGACTGATTGGTGATGGAGCACCTCTGATTTCTTTATCCAGTGGTAAATCAATGAATGTCAACGCAATCCATTCTGATAAATCAGTAAGCATGGTACGTACCAGTTCTAGGAAGAGTGGGTTCTCTCATTGGATTAAAAATGGAAACCCTTTTCTGCAAAAGTTATCAACCTCCAAAGAAGGCCATGGTCATTCACAACCTAATGGATCAACCTATGGTGAACTTGATGGAGGTTCAACCAACAACATTCATGATGATAAAGTCTCCCCTAGAAAGAATGGTTCCAATCAATTGAATGGTGCCAACTCTGTTTCagaagatgaaaatgaggaTCTTCTTGCTGACTTTATTGATGAAGACAGTCAACTTCCAAGTCGGATTTCTAAACCCCATCATTCAAGAAATCATTCTCATGGTAATGATGAAGAGAGTACAACACAAACGGGATCTTCTTTATGTCTTCTAAG GTCTATGGATAAATATGCAAGGCTAATGCAGAAGTTAGAAGTAGTCAATGTTGAATTCTTTAAG GGAATATGCCAgttgtttgaaatttttttctatTCTATATATGAAACATTTGGTCAGCAGAACACTAATTCAAGTGGAAAAAGCTCAACTAACTCTCTTAATT ATCGCTTGAGGACAGCCTTATCTAGAATAaatcaagattgtgaagagtggATTAAACCTCAGTCGTCTTCACCAtcatctttaagttcttcatttGTACATGCAGAGTTCACGCCTATGAACCCTCCCAATAGTAATGTTGGTCACTCATCAGGGACTTCTTTGGGTCTCAAG GAGAGATGTGTGGCTGTTGACACTATATCTCTTGTTGCTCGAATACTGAATAGATCCAAAGCTCATCTCCAATCAATGCTCTTGCAAAGTAATTCAACTGTACTCGAGGATTTCTATGTTCATCTG GTTGATGCTGTGCCAGATCTTACAGAGCATGTTCATCGTACAACAGTGAGACTGCTGCTTCACATTAATGG GTATGTTGATCGTGTTGCCAATTGTAAATGGGAAGTAAAAGAACTTGGGATGGAGCATAATGG GTACGTTGATTTGTTGCTGGGGGAGTTTAAGCACTATAAAACACGACTTGCACATGGTGGAATTCGTACGGAG ATTCAAGACTTACTGTTGGACTATGGGCTTGAAATTGTGGCGGAAGCTCTTGTTGAAGGACTTTCACGGGTGAAGAGATGTAGTGATGAAGGACGAGCTCTCATGTCATTGGATCTGCAG GTTTTGATCAATGGGCTACATCATTTTGTGTCGTTGAATGTGAAGCCCAAGTTGCAAATGGTTGAAACTTTCATTAAG GCTTATTACCTTCCCGAGACGGAATATGTACACTGGGCACGAGCACACCCG GAATACAGTAAAAGCCAGGTTGTTGGACTGATCAACCTTGTTGCTACTATGAAAGGATGGAAGAGGAAAACCAGGTTGGATATATTGGAAAAGATTGAATGA